In Xylanibacter ruminicola 23, a single genomic region encodes these proteins:
- a CDS encoding thiamine pyrophosphate-dependent enzyme produces the protein MKKLLLGDEAIAQGAIDAGLSGVYAYPGTPSTEITEYIQESAIAKERNIHRRWSTNEKTAMEAALGMSYMGKRALVCMKHVGLNVCADPFVNSAMTGTNGGVVVLVADDPSMHSSQDEQDSRFYAKFAMIPTLEPSSQQEAYDMMQEAFDMSENLHLPILMRVTTRMAHSRAVVEVKDEARPQNELNYNAQASNWVLLPAFARKRNVVVTGQQPLLEQMAVESKYNKYIDGADHKLGIIASGIAYNYLMECYPEGCPFPVLKISQYPIPKKLIRRMTDDCEQVLIAEEGQPFIEDQVRGVMPGNAVIKGRLTGELPRTGELNPDFLKKTLGLESSESYAPCEDVTPRPPALCQGCGHRDVYTALNEVLKEYPNARVFGDIGCYTLGFLPPYKAIHSCVDMGASITMAKGASDAGQWPAVAIIGDSTFTHSGMTGLLDAINENADITVIISDNLTTAMTGGQDSAGTNKFEAICKGLGLSEDHLKVVNPIPKNMPEITAAIREEINYHGVSVIIPRRECMQTLQRHLKQKKANK, from the coding sequence ATGAAAAAGCTTTTATTGGGAGACGAGGCTATTGCTCAGGGCGCTATCGATGCTGGTCTGAGCGGTGTATATGCCTATCCCGGCACTCCATCAACGGAGATTACTGAGTATATCCAGGAGTCGGCCATTGCCAAAGAGCGCAACATCCACCGCCGTTGGAGCACTAACGAGAAGACGGCTATGGAGGCTGCACTCGGTATGTCGTATATGGGCAAGAGGGCACTGGTGTGTATGAAACATGTAGGTTTGAACGTTTGTGCCGATCCGTTTGTTAACTCGGCTATGACGGGTACCAACGGTGGTGTTGTGGTTCTGGTAGCCGACGACCCATCGATGCACTCATCGCAGGACGAGCAGGACTCACGTTTCTATGCTAAGTTTGCCATGATTCCAACCTTGGAGCCCAGCTCGCAGCAGGAGGCCTACGATATGATGCAGGAGGCTTTCGATATGTCGGAGAATCTGCACCTGCCCATCCTGATGCGTGTTACCACCCGTATGGCTCACAGTCGTGCCGTAGTTGAGGTGAAAGACGAGGCCCGCCCACAGAACGAGCTTAACTACAATGCCCAGGCTAGTAACTGGGTACTTTTGCCCGCCTTTGCCCGCAAGCGTAATGTAGTAGTAACCGGTCAGCAACCTTTGCTGGAGCAGATGGCTGTTGAGAGCAAATATAACAAGTATATCGATGGCGCCGACCATAAGTTGGGTATCATCGCCAGCGGTATTGCCTACAACTACCTGATGGAGTGCTATCCCGAAGGTTGTCCTTTCCCCGTACTCAAGATTTCGCAGTATCCTATCCCCAAGAAGCTCATCCGACGTATGACCGACGATTGCGAGCAGGTACTGATAGCCGAAGAGGGTCAGCCATTCATCGAGGATCAGGTTCGTGGTGTGATGCCCGGCAACGCTGTCATCAAGGGTCGCTTAACAGGCGAGCTGCCTCGTACAGGCGAGTTGAATCCCGACTTCCTGAAGAAGACACTGGGTCTTGAGAGCAGCGAGAGCTATGCACCTTGCGAGGATGTAACTCCACGTCCACCTGCACTGTGTCAGGGTTGCGGTCACCGCGATGTTTACACCGCCCTGAACGAGGTACTGAAGGAGTATCCCAACGCCCGCGTGTTTGGTGATATCGGTTGCTACACACTGGGATTCCTGCCTCCCTACAAAGCCATCCACAGCTGCGTAGATATGGGTGCATCTATCACAATGGCCAAGGGTGCCAGCGACGCTGGTCAGTGGCCTGCTGTAGCCATCATCGGCGACTCAACCTTTACCCACAGCGGTATGACTGGTTTGCTGGATGCTATCAACGAGAATGCCGACATCACTGTGATTATCAGCGACAACCTGACCACCGCTATGACTGGCGGACAGGATTCGGCTGGTACCAATAAGTTCGAGGCTATCTGTAAGGGACTGGGCCTCTCAGAGGATCACCTCAAGGTGGTTAACCCCATCCCCAAGAACATGCCCGAGATTACAGCAGCCATCCGCGAGGAGATTAACTATCACGGTGTGAGCGTGATTATTCCTCGTCGTGAGTGCATGCAAACGCTGCAGCGCCACCTTAAGCAAAAGAAAGCCAATAAATAA
- a CDS encoding indolepyruvate oxidoreductase subunit beta, whose product MKTDIILCGVGGQGILSIATIIGEAAMKENLYIKQAEVHGMSQRGGDVQSNLRISSNPISSDLIPLGGADVIISMEPMEALRYLPFLAKDGWIITSSAPFVNIPNYPDIEKIKQDLESVKNVIVLDIEQAAKDNGVPRSANVILLGAAQKALGIEYDKLEDAIRRVFARKGDAIVEANIKALAIGKVAQK is encoded by the coding sequence ATGAAAACCGATATAATTCTTTGTGGAGTAGGCGGTCAGGGTATCCTCTCGATTGCTACCATCATAGGCGAGGCTGCCATGAAGGAGAACCTCTATATCAAGCAGGCCGAGGTACACGGTATGAGTCAGCGTGGTGGCGACGTACAGTCGAATCTGCGCATCTCGAGCAACCCCATCAGCAGCGATCTGATTCCGCTGGGTGGTGCCGATGTGATTATCTCGATGGAGCCCATGGAGGCTCTGCGTTATCTGCCATTCTTGGCTAAGGATGGTTGGATTATCACTTCGAGTGCTCCTTTCGTAAATATTCCAAACTATCCTGATATCGAGAAGATTAAGCAGGATTTGGAGAGCGTAAAGAATGTGATTGTGCTGGATATCGAGCAGGCTGCTAAGGATAATGGTGTGCCCCGTTCGGCCAACGTGATTCTGCTGGGTGCAGCCCAGAAAGCCTTGGGTATCGAGTACGATAAGTTAGAGGATGCCATCCGTCGTGTCTTCGCCCGCAAAGGCGATGCCATCGTAGAGGCTAACATCAAAGCCCTCGCCATCGGTAAAGTAGCGCAAAAATGA
- a CDS encoding OmpP1/FadL family transporter — protein MKKVLLAAIAMGLVLPAAAQDTYESARLLGSDLNGTARYVGMGGAMEALGADISTMGTNPAGIGLFRHSTASLSFGVVSQADAKEFDGLNKTNMSFDQAGFVYSARVSPTSFINVGFNYHKSKNFDQILSAANSLRGCSQNGLTYEKAARGLYEFDENKQGEVMGWEGDYRSYRYNQADYMNANVFLLDPDDQYFYWNEAGAYSFDRAHRGWIADYDFNLSGNYNDRFFWGLTVGVQDVHYKGYSEYAETILDSQGIKTGSLAYGDERKITGTGINLKFGAIFRPVEESPFRIGAYIHTPTWYELTSSNSSAMVNNTPYGSWDKGQSQESYDFAYHTPWKFGLSLGTTIGTQFALGAGYEYTDYSASQNRIIDGYDYYDNAETSKDVAMKANTERSLKGVSTLKLGAEYKPVPEVAFRVGYNYITSGYKMDGVRDMTVDSPGTMYASTTDYVNWKDTNRFTCGVGFKVGKMNIDLAYQLSNTDGEFHPFQDYQSLASSTSVSTGVTKVSNKRSQGLLTIGYTF, from the coding sequence ATGAAGAAGGTTTTATTGGCAGCGATTGCTATGGGCTTAGTTTTGCCAGCAGCTGCACAGGATACATACGAGAGCGCCCGCTTGCTGGGTAGCGATCTGAACGGAACCGCCCGCTATGTAGGTATGGGTGGAGCAATGGAGGCTTTGGGTGCCGATATCTCAACCATGGGTACGAACCCTGCTGGTATCGGACTCTTCCGCCACTCAACAGCCAGTTTGAGTTTCGGCGTGGTTTCGCAGGCCGACGCTAAGGAATTCGACGGACTGAATAAAACCAATATGAGCTTTGATCAGGCTGGTTTTGTTTACTCGGCTCGCGTTAGTCCCACCTCTTTTATTAATGTGGGCTTCAACTACCACAAGAGTAAGAACTTCGACCAGATTCTGTCGGCTGCCAACTCATTGCGCGGTTGCTCACAGAACGGACTCACCTACGAAAAGGCCGCTCGCGGACTTTATGAGTTCGACGAGAACAAGCAAGGCGAAGTGATGGGATGGGAGGGCGACTATCGCTCATACCGCTATAATCAGGCCGACTATATGAACGCCAACGTGTTCCTGCTCGATCCTGATGATCAGTACTTTTATTGGAACGAGGCTGGTGCCTACAGCTTTGATCGTGCCCATCGCGGATGGATTGCCGATTACGACTTCAACCTGAGCGGTAACTACAACGACCGTTTCTTCTGGGGACTGACTGTTGGCGTACAGGATGTACACTATAAGGGTTATTCGGAGTATGCCGAGACCATCCTTGATTCGCAAGGTATTAAAACTGGTTCGCTGGCTTATGGCGACGAGCGTAAGATTACCGGTACTGGTATCAACCTGAAGTTTGGTGCTATCTTCCGTCCTGTCGAGGAGTCGCCATTCCGCATCGGTGCTTACATCCACACACCAACCTGGTACGAGCTTACCTCGAGCAACTCAAGCGCTATGGTTAACAACACCCCTTACGGTTCTTGGGATAAAGGTCAGAGTCAGGAGAGCTACGACTTTGCTTACCACACACCTTGGAAGTTTGGTTTGAGCCTTGGAACCACCATCGGTACCCAGTTTGCTCTGGGTGCAGGTTACGAGTACACCGACTACAGCGCCAGCCAGAACCGCATCATCGATGGTTACGACTATTACGACAATGCCGAGACCTCGAAGGATGTAGCCATGAAGGCCAATACCGAACGTTCGCTCAAGGGTGTATCAACCCTGAAGTTGGGTGCAGAGTACAAGCCCGTTCCCGAAGTAGCATTCCGTGTAGGCTACAACTACATCACCAGCGGTTACAAGATGGATGGTGTTCGCGATATGACTGTCGACAGCCCAGGCACTATGTACGCTTCTACAACCGACTATGTAAACTGGAAGGATACTAATCGCTTTACCTGCGGTGTAGGTTTCAAGGTAGGTAAGATGAACATCGACCTGGCTTACCAGCTGAGCAATACTGATGGTGAGTTCCACCCATTCCAGGACTATCAGAGTCTCGCTTCTTCAACAAGCGTTAGCACAGGTGTTACTAAGGTTAGCAACAAGCGCAGCCAAGGTTTGCTTACCATCGGATACACTTTCTGA